A region from the Serinibacter arcticus genome encodes:
- the uxuA gene encoding mannonate dehydratase has product MEHTWRWFGPEDPVTLAEIRQTGATGIVHAMHEIPNDRPWPLEAVLERKALIEEAGLTWSVVESIPVTESIKRGDAGRDEAVATWIASLRAVAAAGIEVVCYNFMPVLDWTRTDLRHRLPSGAWALRFDQDAFAAFELFILQRPGAVREYDDLEQEQARQVYDALGDAGRAELVETVIAGLPGSEEHHTLETLRAAIAAYDTVSEADLRANLAAFLQAVVPVAQELGVRLAIHPDDPPRPLLGLPRVVSTASDAREVLAAAPSVANGLTFCTGSYGVRAENDLVAMAGEFAERIYFAHLRSTVREDDPRSFHEGNHIAGDVDMVGVITALVKEERRRAALPQGGPRIPMRPDHGHQMLDDQHRTTNPGYPLIGRLVGLAELRGIETAVTALI; this is encoded by the coding sequence GTGGAGCACACCTGGCGCTGGTTCGGGCCGGAGGATCCGGTGACGTTGGCGGAGATCCGTCAGACGGGGGCGACGGGGATCGTGCATGCGATGCACGAGATCCCCAACGACCGGCCCTGGCCGTTGGAGGCGGTCCTGGAGCGCAAGGCGCTGATCGAGGAGGCCGGGCTGACGTGGTCGGTGGTGGAGTCGATCCCGGTCACGGAGTCGATCAAGCGCGGCGACGCGGGTAGGGACGAGGCTGTCGCGACGTGGATCGCGTCGTTGCGGGCGGTGGCCGCGGCCGGGATCGAGGTGGTCTGCTACAACTTCATGCCGGTCCTGGACTGGACCCGGACCGATCTTCGTCACCGCCTTCCCAGCGGGGCGTGGGCGTTGCGGTTCGACCAGGACGCGTTCGCGGCGTTCGAGCTGTTCATCCTGCAGCGGCCCGGGGCGGTGCGGGAGTATGACGACCTCGAGCAGGAGCAGGCGCGGCAGGTCTACGACGCGCTCGGTGATGCCGGGCGCGCCGAGCTGGTCGAGACGGTGATCGCGGGGCTGCCGGGGTCGGAGGAGCATCACACCCTGGAGACCCTGCGGGCGGCGATCGCGGCCTACGACACCGTGTCCGAGGCTGACCTGCGGGCCAACCTCGCGGCCTTCCTCCAGGCGGTGGTGCCGGTCGCGCAGGAGCTGGGGGTGCGGTTGGCGATCCATCCCGACGACCCGCCCCGACCGCTGCTGGGTCTTCCCCGGGTGGTCTCCACCGCCTCCGATGCTCGTGAGGTGCTCGCGGCGGCGCCGTCGGTCGCGAACGGGTTGACGTTCTGCACGGGCTCCTACGGGGTGCGGGCCGAGAACGACCTGGTCGCGATGGCGGGGGAGTTCGCTGAGCGGATCTACTTCGCCCACCTGCGCTCCACGGTGCGCGAGGACGATCCGCGCAGCTTCCACGAGGGCAATCACATCGCGGGTGATGTCGACATGGTCGGGGTCATCACCGCGCTGGTGAAGGAGGAGCGTCGGCGGGCGGCCCTGCCGCAGGGTGGTCCCCGGATCCCGATGCGTCCCGACCACGGCCACCAGATGCTCGACGACCAGCACCGCACCACCAACCCCGGCTACCCCCTCATCGGACGCCTGGTCGGCCTCGCCGAGCTCCGCGGCATCGAAACCGCCGTCACCGCCCTGATCTAG
- a CDS encoding DUF429 domain-containing protein yields the protein MRDTESGARYLGLDLAWSARNASGIAVVDATGRLIDSATVISDDDVAAWLSPHLADLAVVAVDAPLVVPNATGSRPVERELTRAYRSADAGTYPSNRTNPLFDPPRGETLATRFGWRIGTARPSLDTSAAVVPAACIEVYPHPAMVGLFGLDRVIPYKPRSTRTIEDRRVSLGVLMAHLEALEPLALAGHPRWRAHRATLATASRPVDLKRLEDELDGIFCAHLAWLWGTGSTALRVWGDDVDGFIVAPDRADTPDRS from the coding sequence GTGAGAGACACGGAGTCCGGCGCCCGCTACCTCGGCCTCGACCTCGCGTGGTCCGCGCGGAACGCGAGCGGGATCGCCGTCGTCGACGCCACGGGCCGCCTCATCGACTCGGCGACCGTGATCTCGGACGACGACGTCGCGGCCTGGCTCTCCCCGCACCTGGCGGACCTCGCGGTGGTCGCCGTCGACGCCCCGCTCGTCGTCCCCAACGCCACCGGCTCCCGGCCCGTCGAGCGCGAGCTCACCCGCGCCTACCGTTCCGCCGACGCCGGCACCTATCCGTCGAACCGCACCAATCCTCTGTTCGACCCGCCCCGGGGCGAGACCCTCGCGACCCGGTTCGGCTGGCGCATCGGTACCGCCCGCCCCTCCCTCGACACCTCGGCCGCCGTCGTGCCCGCTGCCTGCATCGAGGTCTACCCGCACCCGGCGATGGTCGGACTCTTCGGGCTCGACCGCGTCATTCCCTACAAGCCGCGGTCGACGCGCACGATCGAGGACCGCCGCGTCTCGCTCGGCGTCCTGATGGCGCACCTGGAGGCCCTCGAGCCGCTCGCCCTGGCCGGGCACCCGCGGTGGCGGGCGCACCGCGCGACGCTCGCGACGGCGTCGCGCCCCGTCGACCTCAAGCGCCTCGAGGACGAGCTCGACGGCATCTTCTGCGCCCACCTCGCCTGGCTCTGGGGCACCGGGTCGACGGCGCTGCGGGTGTGGGGCGACGACGTCGACGGGTTCATCGTCGCGCCCGACCGGGCTGACACCCCCGACCGGTCCTGA